A single window of Nicotiana sylvestris chromosome 3, ASM39365v2, whole genome shotgun sequence DNA harbors:
- the LOC104236057 gene encoding uncharacterized protein — protein MVYSEKQQSMDNREVNEVEQSHNGEELEESSSSTSAVVSTSTSGLTERLTQILVEEGDGDLLLQRSDRENNVMQWLQALDMQVMGACRADERLKPLLKMNVASGAAEDGLFSQLSQHFEPAEVGMLVRCLCIPLVSIRVGKIKKEGTLLCPTATRGNLNLTVLPTSELRISFIGDDGSTERLATFFCQSDCAAVEIKDIMADNSGRSFLINIPDGETSYFWCSEKSKLLGDELKRKMKDLLKKKPSLAELTGISESRIDCFAIRLRAYLIGSAVTNARASSMLATNPSGNGRVGSCEYGLDAQTSVTFQKPQRSRHYSVQGPKSSPLNLGSLSPRSSSFKESLLRNSSSLRIAKDRLRRRGDSNSCLDRQTPTPGRVDVPSSVHLQDEKLPGEANPTLASELLVADLPFVGSAAIIPSLDSTVFSPYYCWCPPAASTPYSVGTPHLPILSKESFSLPQLSSMAAARSSSILTTKLPLTVTNVSTLDLPPLLPDPLIRLPLSLPASQQIPSFTPLMCDPIVHIPVIDVCSSGQGYLVSTGPAISGTLPPLHPNIVNPLIPQTESVLEKNARETLRLLINGSNQPSTQLIDVLPSVLSSSEQTQNMLGAGSRGLYSGSIDVGTIANGFATRGLMSLSERPLGRVSKWQFSTGNIVDQVDRRLGSGELDEGFTDIEEEN, from the exons ATGGTTTATTCAGAGAAACAACAATCTATGGACAATCGGGAGGTGAATGAGGTTGAGCAATCGCATAACGGCGAGGAATTGGAGGAGTCGTCATCTTCGACATCGGCGGTGGTAAGCACATCAACGTCAGGACTGACGGAGAGGTTGACGCAGATTCTTGTGGAGGAAGGAGATGGAGATCTATTGCTTCAGCGGAGCGATCGAGAGAATAATGTAATGCAGTGGCTTCAGGCTCTGGATATGCAGGTCATGGGGGCTTGCCGTGCCGATGAAAGGTTAAAGCCTTTGTTGAAGATGAATGTTGCCTCTGGTGCTGCCGAAGACGGCTTATTCTCTCAACTTAGTCAG CATTTTGAACCGGCAGAAGTCGGTATGCTAGTAAGGTGCTTGTGCATTCCACTCGTTTCAATACGCGTTGGGAAGATCAAGAAGGAGGGAACCCTCTTGTGCCCAACCGCCACAAG GGGAAACTTAAACCTCACAGTTCTGCCCACATCTGAGTTGCGCATCTCATTCATTGGCGACGATGGTAGCACAGAGAGACTGGCAACATTCTTCTGTCAATCTGATTGTGCTGCTGTGGAGATTAAAGATATTATGGCCGACAATTCCGGGCGGTCTTTCCTGATAAACATTCCTGATGGTGAGACTTCCTATTTTTGGTGCTCAGAAAAGTCTAAGCTCCTTGGCGATGAGCTGAAAAGAAAG ATGAAGGATTTGCTTAAGAAGAAACCTTCCTTGGCTGAATTAACTGGAATCAGTGAATCCCGGATAGACTGTTTTGCCATACGTCTTCGAGCTTATCTCATTGGTTCAGCAGTCACAAACGCTCGAGCAAGTTCAATGCTGGCAACAAATCCTTCTGGGAACGGCCGTGTTGGTTCATGTGAATATGGTCTTGATGCTCAGACATCAGTTACATTTCAAAAACCTCAGCGCTCTCGGCATTATAGTGTTCAAGGACCAAAATCCAGCCCTCTTAACCTGGGTAGCCTTAGTCCTAGGTCTAGTTCTTTTAAAGAGAGCTTGCTCAGGAACTCATCATCACTACGCATTGCTAAAGACAGGCTAAGGCGCCGTGGAGATAGCAATTCATGCTTGGATAGACAAACTCCTACACCGGGCAGAGTAGATGTGCCTAGTTCAGTTCACTTACAAGACGAAAAGCTTCCAGGAGAAGCAAATCCTACACTTGCTTCGGAGCTACTTGTTGCTGACCTTCCCTTTGTAGGCTCTGCTGCTATTATCCCTTCTTTGGATTCAACGGTCTTCTCTCCTTATTACTGTTGGTGCCCTCCTGCTGCGTCCACTCCTTACTCAGTTGGAACTCCACATCTGCCTATTTTGTCTAAAGAGTCGTTCTCACTACCACAACTCTCTTCGATGGCAGCTGCTCGTTCATCTAGTATTTTGACAACAAAGCTGCCACTTACTGTCACCAATGTCTCAACTTTAGATTTGCCACCTCTGCTGCCTGACCCATTGATCAGGTTGCCACTATCTTTGCCAGCTTCGCAACAGATTCCTTCTTTCACACCATTGATGTGTGATCCTATTGTTCATATTCCAGTTATTGATGTTTGCTCTTCAGGCCAAGGCTACTTAGTAAGTACTGGACCTGCTATATCTGGAACTCTTCCACCATTGCACCCAAATATTGTGAATCCTTTAATCCCACAAACGGAATCAGTACTTGAAAAAAATGCCAGGGAGACACTCCGCTTGCTCATAAATGGTTCTAATCAGCCCAGCACACAGCTAATTGATGTACTGCCTTCTGTGCTGTCCAGTAGCGAACAGACCCAAAATATGTTGGGTGCCGGAAGCCGGGGTCTTTACTCTGGATCCATAGATGTTGGTACCATAGCCAATGGTTTTGCGACAAGAGGTTTGATGTCACTTTCCGAGAGGCCTCTTGGAAGGGTTAGCAAATGGCAGTTCAGCACAGGGAACATAGTTGATCAGGTTGACAGACGATTGGGTTCTGGTGAATTGGATGAGGGTTTTACAGATATTGAAGAGGAAAACTGA